One stretch of Brettanomyces nanus chromosome 4, complete sequence DNA includes these proteins:
- a CDS encoding uncharacterized protein (EggNog:ENOG41): protein MIYATLTSTTSVNVASGCSFSKTYTATAQADLDSLASCDAIKGDVYITGDLGTGSIANVKAIYGDLIISNATELASFAADSIAAISGELKLESLTILSELSMGSLNSVGAINWVTLPALIDTGLTQVTDCNSIYISDTQLSSLDGLNPINVETYNINNNLNLASIDSEIQTISQALSISHNGDETELVFDELQWANNLTFYSVSSISMSSLQSINESAGFFESSVEALKFPLVTKVGGDLTIENNEDLQELDFGNLTSIGGGLVIENNTELKSIENFDDLKSVTGAVVLVGEFDNCTMSDLKTVRGAFEVDTTGDFDCTDFNKLAKQGNIQGDFECKASTSSSSISGSKTSSSTSSEGSDSSSSTASSSSSKGDAANIAVNCAPIWGTFAAFVVALL, encoded by the exons ATGATAT ATGCTACTTTGACCTCCACAACGTCTGTTAATGTTGCTTCCGGATGTAGTTTCTCGAAGACTTATACGGCTACCGCACAGGCTGATTTGGATTCTTTGGCCTCTTGTGATGCCATCAAGGGTGATGTCTATATCACCGGTGATTTGGGTACTGGTTCCATTGCTAACGTCAAAGCCATCTACGGTGACTTGATTATTTCCAATGCTACTGAATTAGCCTCCTTCGCTGCCGACTCCATTGCTGCTATCAGTGGTGAGTTGAAGTTAGAGAGTTTGACTATCTTGTCGGAACTTTCTATGGGTTCTTTGAATTCTGTTGGTGCTATTAACTGGGTCACTTTGCCAGCTTTGATTGACACTGGTTTGACCCAGGTTACCGACTGTAATTCCATCTACATTTCCGACACCCAGTTGTCCTCTTTGGATGGTTTGAATCCAATCAACGTCGAAACGTACAACATCAACAATAATTTGAACTTGGCTTCTATCGATTCCGAAATTCAGACTATTTCTCAAGCTTTGTCTATCTCTCACAACGGTGACGAAACTGAGCTTGTCTTTGATGAGTTGCAGTGGGCCAACAATTTGACTTTCTACTCTGtctcttccatttccatgAGTAGTCTTCAGTCCATTAACGAAAGTGCCGGTTTCTTCGAGTCCTCTGTTGAGGCCTTGAAGTTCCCATTGGTTACTAAAGTCGGTGGTGACTTGACTATCGAAAATAACGAGGACTTGCAAGAACTCGACTTTGGTAACTTGACTTCCATTGGCGGTGGCTTGGTTATTGAGAACAACACTGAGTTGAAGTCTATCGAAAACTTTGATGACTTGAAGTCTGTCACTGGTGCAGTTGTCCTTGTAGGTGAATTCGACAACTGTACTATGTCtgacttgaagactgtCAGAGGTGCCTTCGAAGTTGATACCACTGGTGACTTTGACTGTACCGACTTTAACAAGTTGGCCAAGCAAGGTAACATTCAGGGTGACTTCGAGTGCAAGGCTTCTACTTCGAGCTCTTCTATTTCAGGTTCaaagacttcttcttcgaccTCTTCTGAGGGAAGCgactcttcatcttccactGCAAGCTCGTCTTCAAGTAAAGGTGATGCCGCTAATATCGCAGTTAATTGCGCCCCTATCTGGGGTACCTTTGCCGCTTTTGTCGTGGCCTTGTTATAA
- a CDS encoding uncharacterized protein (EggNog:ENOG41) yields the protein MTDSQTFFEKMKRSFTDVPIAGDEQISTEEFLEASESLVKLFDLLGSSAFQVVEADMNGNITKLRKRLVQDGEHSKTLQGMILEEVKEGKKKTGTQALLWLSRGLQFTEAAMRETLDHPDKEMTITFTDAYKKTLIKYHSMFVRPIFKLAMKACPYRKDFFAKLGNDQKKVLEQLKEWLDALIKIVDIIFGFYLSGNYGKGF from the coding sequence ATGACGGACTCACAAAcattttttgaaaagatgaagagatccTTCACGGATGTTCCGATTGCTGGAGACGAGCAGATATCTACCGAAGAGTTTCTTGAGGCTTCAGAATCGTTGGTGAAACTCTTTGATTTACTAGGATCATCTGCATTCCAGGTTGTTGAGGCAGATATGAACGGCAACATTACCAAACTTAGAAAGAGACTTGTTCAAGATGGGGAACATTCCAAGACTTTACAAGGCATGATTCTCGAGGAGGTAaaggaaggaaagaagaagacggGTACTCAAGCTTTGCTCTGGCTATCCAGAGGTTTACAGTTCACCGAAGCCGCAATGAGAGAAACGTTGGACCACCCAGACAAGGAGATGACAATTACATTTACCGATGCTTACAAAAAAACGTTGATCAAGTACCACTCTATGTTCGTCAGGccaattttcaaattggcCATGAAGGCATGTCCGTACAGAAAGGATTTCTTTGCAAAGTTGGGTAACGATCAAAAGAAGGTGTTGGAGCAGTTGAAGGAGTGGTTGGATGCATTGATTAAGATTGTTGATATTATCTTCGGTTTCTATCTGAGCGGAAACTACGGCAAGGGTTTCTAA
- a CDS encoding uncharacterized protein (BUSCO:EOG093412AG), whose amino-acid sequence MRGGNRFFHPENVLRRGEDLIAVGQKEDALQTIYEFLTSRRIRGSEVSELEPITLLFIELGTELRNGKVVKDGLHQYKKAVQNTDEGLESLQQVCKHFLEQSEFQLTKAEGKAGAAAEAAVEKSVAAAAAAQKVLDTYDDVEEEGDDDDEDVQFAISPEDILLSAVSTDDTTDRSNRQLVVPWLRFLWESYRTVLDILRNNSKLEVGYCFVSAHAFKFCVKYERKNEFRRLCEMLRAHLQTVSQKPNDRYQVTNPIDLGNSNTLQRYLESRFAQLNAAVKLELWQEAFRSVEDVHTLMTLSKRQPKPAMLMSYYDDLAQIFAVSGDNLFHAAARQKYFSLLLQSPIATEDEKKHYASLELISALAVADNASSERDDFSRRKLHRLASLLSMGSTPTRDSLIEQATGPQVLRYTDDLLKQLKEVLEDDFHPLSFAKDSQSILTGIESHGDYKQFVTPLLNVIVGKIFSEVAQVYQTIKVDFLVKLCTLQGKFKLSALDIERRLLDAASDNVVSVKIDQDSGVVTFRSDPFSESLENGTSSTLAEKANAALQLTPAEFVRFQLSNLAKSLSQSVRLIDVTQTESVDRELKERALTEANAEFYEEKEEILQRFGVLEERKTKLAELKKLETEKASKEKVTQQLASKQAEKERAEQETVRRREEKMRREIEAAKEKEKKQLIQEVNSKGIIQIDEKEAENLDIDKLRVMQLEKLEKDQKETETKMEGLARRDDYLERAERKYQLALLEKEAKEQSLNDEKEYDAIRERHIEQARKEHEHDIKIRDRLQRMVSAYEKYAEVARSEQNNLYAKLKIHANRKLEEAKEVRIREFIVKKKVEFEEELQRKKEEKLRQQKLEEEESRRAVAEEERRKKMEESQLSRDPERRIYNELLAKEKNGSLAKFSDKMTLKKLRRKYAN is encoded by the coding sequence ATGAGAGGAGGAAACCGTTTCTTTCATCCAGAGAATGTTCTCCGCCGAGGAGAAGACTTGATTGCAGTCGGACAGAAGGAAGATGCATTACAGACCATTTATGAATTCTTGACctcaagaagaatcagagGTTCAGAGGTTAGTGAGTTGGAACCTATTACTCTTTTGTTTATTGAACTTGGAACTGAATTACGCAATGGAAAAGTTGTCAAGGACGGACTTCACCAGTACAAGAAGGCTGTTCAAAACACGGATGAGGGTCTTGAGTCCCTTCAACAGGTGTGCAAGCATTTCCTTGAGCAGTCCGAGTTTCAGTTAACCAAGGCTGAAGGTAAGGCCGGTGCTGCCGCTGAAGCTGCAGTGGAGAAATCTGtcgctgctgctgctgctgcacAAAAAGTATTGGATACctatgatgatgttgaagaagaaggtgacgatgacgatgaggatgTGCAGTTTGCCATCTCTCCTGAAGATATCTTACTTTCTGCCGTTTCTACAGACGACACTACAGACAGATCGAATCGTCAGCTTGTTGTTCCTTGGCTGAGATTTTTATGGGAATCCTACAGGACGGTTTTGGACATTTTAAGAAACAACTCCAAGTTGGAGGTCGGTTATTGCTTTGTTTCTGCGCACGCCTTCAAATTTTGCGTCAAGTATGAACGTAAGAATGAATTCCGCAGACTCTGTGAGATGCTTCGCGCTCATTTGCAGACGGTGTCCCAAAAACCCAACGACAGATACCAGGTTACCAACCCTATTGACCTTGGTAATTCAAACACTCTGCAACGTTACTTAGAATCTCGTTTCGCCCAATTGAATGCTGCTGTCAAACTTGAGTTGTGGCAAGAAGCTTTCAGATCTGTCGAGGATGTTCATACTTTAATGACTCTTTCGAAGAGGCAACCAAAACCTGCTATGCTGATGAGTTACTACGATGACTTAGCTCAGATCTTTGCTGTTAGCGGCGACAACTTGTTCCATGCTGCTGCCCGCCAAAAATACTTTAGTCTTTTGTTGCAGTCACCAATTGCCACTgaggatgagaagaagcattatgcttctttggaattGATTTCCGCTTTAGCTGTTGCTGATAACGCTAGTTCTGAGCGGGATGATTTTTCCCGCAGAAAATTGCATAGACTTGCTTCTTTGCTTAGCATGGGTAGTACTCCAACCAGAGACTCACTTATCGAACAGGCAACAGGCCCTCAGGTACTCCGTTACACTGATGATTTGTTGAAACAGTTGAAAGAGGTACTCGAGGATGATTTCCATCCTTTGTCGTTTGCCAAGGACTCCCAATCTATTCTTACTGGCATAGAGTCTCACGGGGACTATAAACAATTTGTCACCCCACTTTTGAATGTCATTGTTGGCAAAATCTTCTCTGAGGTTGCCCAGGTTTACCAGACCATAAAGGTTGACTTCCTTGTGAAGCTGTGCACTCTCCAAGGTAAGTTTAAGCTTTCTGCCCTTGATATTGAAAGAAGGTTGCTTGATGCCGCCAGTGACAATGTCGTCAGTGTCAAGATTGACCAGGATTCCGGTGTTGTTACTTTCCGCTCTGATCCATTCAGTGAATCTTTGGAAAACGGCACTTCCTCTACTCTTGCTGAAAAAGCAAATGCTGCTCTTCAACTCACCCCTGCCGAATTTGTCAGATTCCAGCTATCtaatttggccaaatcatTGTCTCAGTCAGTTAGGTTGATTGATGTCACACAGACAGAGTCTGTTGATcgagaattgaaggagcGCGCTTTAACTGAAGCTAATGCCGAGTTCTacgaagagaaggaagagatcttGCAAAGATTTGGGGTTCtcgaggaaagaaagacCAAGCTCgctgaattgaagaaattagaGACCGAAAAGGCCTCTAAGGAGAAAGTCACACAACAGCTTGCTTCTAAGCAGGCTGAAAAGGAAAGGGCCGAGCAAGAAACTGTTAGAAGACGcgaggagaagatgaggagagagattgaagctgccaaagagaaggagaagaagcagctgATTCAAGAAGTGAACTCTAAAGGTATTATTCAGATCGATGAAAAGGAGGCGGAGAATTTGGATATTGACAAATTACGTGTGATGcaattggagaagttggaaaagGACCAAAAGGAGACCGAAACCAAGATGGAGGGACTTGCCAGAAGAGACGATTACTTGGAACGTGCTGAGCGTAAGTACCAATTAGCCCTTCtagaaaaagaagccaaagagcAATCTCTAAACGACGAGAAAGAGTATGATGCCATTAGAGAGAGACACATCGAACAGGCTCGTAAAGAGCATGAGCATGATATCAAGATTAGAGAtagacttcaaagaatgGTTTCTGCATATGAGAAGTATGCAGAGGTGGCCCGTAGTGAGCAGAATAACCTTTAtgccaagttgaagattcaTGCTAACAggaaacttgaagaggcTAAAGAGGTCAGAATCAGGGAGTTTATtgtcaagaagaaggttgaaTTTGAGGAGGAATtacagagaaagaaggaagagaagttgagaCAACAAAAactggaggaagaagaaagtagAAGAGCCGTCgccgaagaagagagaagaaagaaaatggagGAGAGCCAGTTATCTAGAGATCcagagagaagaatttaCAATGAGTTGCTTgcaaaggagaagaatgGCTCTTTGGCCAAGTTTAGCGATAAGATgacgttgaagaaattgaggaGAAAGTATGCCAACTAG
- a CDS encoding uncharacterized protein (EggNog:ENOG41): protein MMGKLDEDPYMEVIPEDQLKFWQLQGSKRTRGIPSSIPQEKKEPLRRIQNMAYRMDACFKRIGIRVGLGGLIGLIPAIGDIVVLILNAYIFSQIVRVDNFPYSVTSKMVYNLVLDFVLGLIPIVGDIFSIGYRANTRNFTLARDYMVSKYSVKQPSTGVSHQVELQAN from the exons ATGA TGGGTAAGCTGGACGAAGATCCTTACATGGAAGTGATTCCAGAAGATCAGTTGAAGTTCTGGCAGTTACAGGGATCTAAGAGGACCCGTGGTATTCCATCGTCAATTCCgcaggaaaagaaagagccTCTCAGAAGAATTCAAAATATGGCATATCGAATGGATGCTTGCTTCAAACGAATAGGTATTCGTGTTGGGTTGGGTGGTCTTATCGGGCTTATTCCCGCCATAGGCGATATTGTCGTACTGATTTTAAATGCATATATTTTCAGTCAGATAGTCAGAGTGGACAATTTCCCTTACTCTGTTACTTCCAAGATGGTGTACAACCTTGTTCTTGACTTTGTTCTTGGATTAATCCCTATTGTGGGTGATATTTTCTCCATCGGCTACCGGGCAAATACCAGAAACTTTACCTTGGCACGGGACTATATGGTTTCCAAGTACTCTGTTAAGCAGCCATCCACTGGAGTTTCCCATCAAGTGGAATTGCAGGCTAACTGA